The Echinicola rosea genome has a segment encoding these proteins:
- a CDS encoding alpha-L-fucosidase: MAGIRGKIPTNQSGELYSRKMAKYGQNLNVMIKNTSIIILLFLSLSCTQNAAKKETENEDFPLYTPTWTSLQRHQTPQWLKDAKFGIYTHFSLESMQFKEGNGNKYKHELINEFTFENFDAKKWAELFKRSGAKFAGPVAWHGSGMVHWDSDITKLDVVDIGPKQDVTGLLKKEITKKNMKFLMSFHPGYWYNALLDNENPGRGMPEFYELYGPPHDQDITRFTPWKDHVEKQSKFSEPYRDLWLKKMKEAIDKYSPDISWTDVSFGGTVWSHNVGKFKNGKAISDSLYFNGFDERRQRLYLSHFFNNGLKSNKEVEFVYKEHDIPPGIGMRNFENGLIDKLAYDTWMTDIDICHPVSWWYKPNMDIKKADLLIDMLVDITSKNGILLLNVPPKPDGTFAQFIKDELYQVGDWLKLNGEAIYGTMPWSIYGEGPSNLPQTGHYSEKEDNASYNELDFRFTQKDNLLYAICLGIPKGEVVIHSLGSNARLYPGDILSIELLGSDAAIKYEHNPYDLTLQMPDDYHGNFACVFKIQRKP; encoded by the coding sequence ATGGCAGGAATACGTGGCAAAATTCCAACAAACCAGTCAGGGGAGCTCTATTCAAGAAAAATGGCAAAGTATGGTCAAAATTTAAACGTTATGATCAAAAATACAAGTATCATCATCTTACTTTTTTTGTCGCTAAGTTGTACACAAAACGCAGCAAAAAAAGAAACAGAAAACGAAGACTTCCCCCTATATACTCCAACCTGGACTTCCCTCCAACGTCATCAAACCCCACAATGGCTTAAGGATGCAAAGTTTGGCATTTACACTCATTTTTCTTTGGAAAGTATGCAATTCAAAGAAGGAAATGGAAACAAATACAAACATGAACTTATTAATGAATTCACATTTGAAAATTTTGATGCCAAAAAATGGGCAGAATTATTTAAAAGATCGGGGGCCAAATTTGCCGGACCAGTAGCATGGCATGGTAGTGGAATGGTGCACTGGGACAGCGATATAACCAAACTTGATGTAGTTGATATCGGACCCAAACAGGATGTAACCGGTTTGTTAAAAAAAGAAATCACAAAAAAGAACATGAAATTTTTGATGTCGTTTCATCCCGGTTATTGGTATAATGCTCTTCTTGATAATGAAAACCCAGGGCGTGGAATGCCGGAATTCTATGAGCTTTATGGTCCACCCCATGACCAAGATATCACCAGGTTCACCCCGTGGAAAGACCATGTAGAGAAACAGTCTAAGTTTTCGGAACCTTATAGAGATTTATGGCTAAAAAAAATGAAGGAAGCTATCGATAAATATAGTCCGGATATTAGCTGGACGGATGTTTCCTTTGGGGGGACAGTATGGTCCCATAATGTCGGGAAATTCAAAAACGGAAAAGCCATTTCTGACAGTCTATATTTTAATGGTTTTGACGAAAGGAGACAAAGGCTTTATTTAAGCCATTTTTTTAACAACGGCCTTAAAAGTAATAAAGAAGTTGAGTTCGTCTACAAAGAACATGATATTCCTCCGGGAATTGGCATGAGAAATTTTGAAAACGGACTGATAGACAAACTGGCATATGATACGTGGATGACAGACATTGATATATGTCATCCGGTCAGTTGGTGGTACAAGCCAAACATGGACATAAAAAAAGCTGATTTACTTATAGATATGTTAGTGGATATAACGTCAAAAAACGGAATACTACTATTGAATGTCCCTCCTAAACCCGATGGTACTTTTGCGCAATTCATAAAAGATGAATTATATCAGGTTGGAGATTGGCTAAAGCTAAATGGAGAGGCCATTTATGGTACCATGCCATGGAGTATTTATGGTGAAGGTCCTTCTAATTTACCACAAACTGGACATTATTCAGAAAAGGAGGACAATGCCAGTTACAATGAACTGGATTTCAGGTTTACCCAAAAGGACAACCTATTATACGCTATCTGCTTGGGTATTCCCAAAGGGGAAGTTGTTATTCATTCACTGGGCAGCAATGCAAGATTATATCCAGGTGATATCCTATCAATAGAGCTCCTTGGTAGTGATGCTGCCATTAAATATGAACACAACCCCTATGACCTTACGCTACAAATGCCAGATGATTATCATGGTAATTTTGCCTGCGTTTTCAAGATTCAGCGAAAGCCCTGA
- a CDS encoding alpha-L-fucosidase has product MKKIIPLLILSFTLACQAKNQNNLSKEGTQVEMYEENWESLKNYEIPQWMKDAKFGIFIHWGPNSVAERYTDWYPRWMYLDSGIVNPQTNKVVNNKAHPAVAYHREKFGDQKDFGFKDMIPLWTMENFDPKTWVNLFKQSGAQYVIPVAEHHDGFALYESTLTPYNAVDMGPKRDVLKELTDEIKKQGLICGVSSHLAFNYNYYNQQPYFDTGDPRYADLYGPPHTMGDSVSSEWLANVWWPRTKEIIDKYQPDILWFDFYLDRAEFAPYHKKLATYYYNSGITRNKSVVLQTKNLHYKSYPEGTHMLDLERSKMDSLRKDYWQTDTSIGKNSWYYSKNWIPKDAGSLIADLMDIVSKNGCLLLNIGPRKDGIIPEDQKKTLLEIGQWLEVNGEAVYGSTYWEVFGEGPTRTATGHLSENKNKGFTQKDIRFTTNKGTLYATVLVPPTEDVQIKYLTNSEIDISSIQLLGYNGNIEFEQSAGGTSIKLPKDTDLKHALVFKINKAKPQTNNLSVH; this is encoded by the coding sequence ATGAAAAAAATAATTCCGCTCTTGATACTGTCCTTTACCCTAGCCTGTCAGGCTAAAAATCAAAACAACCTATCCAAAGAAGGCACTCAGGTGGAAATGTACGAGGAAAATTGGGAAAGCCTTAAAAATTACGAAATTCCACAATGGATGAAGGACGCTAAGTTTGGCATCTTTATTCACTGGGGTCCCAATTCAGTAGCAGAACGTTATACTGATTGGTATCCAAGATGGATGTACTTGGATTCTGGTATTGTGAACCCCCAAACCAATAAAGTGGTCAACAACAAGGCCCACCCGGCCGTGGCCTATCACAGGGAGAAGTTTGGTGACCAAAAGGATTTTGGTTTTAAGGACATGATCCCCCTTTGGACCATGGAAAACTTTGATCCTAAAACGTGGGTAAATCTTTTCAAACAATCAGGAGCGCAATATGTCATACCGGTAGCAGAGCATCATGATGGTTTTGCACTCTATGAATCTACCCTTACTCCTTACAATGCCGTGGATATGGGGCCCAAAAGAGATGTTTTAAAAGAGCTAACGGATGAGATCAAGAAACAGGGACTCATCTGTGGAGTAAGCTCACACCTAGCGTTCAACTACAACTACTATAATCAACAACCCTATTTTGACACGGGAGATCCACGATACGCAGACCTATATGGCCCTCCCCATACTATGGGGGATTCGGTAAGTAGCGAATGGCTGGCCAATGTATGGTGGCCCAGAACAAAGGAAATCATTGACAAGTATCAACCTGATATTCTTTGGTTTGACTTTTACCTCGACCGGGCCGAATTTGCCCCATACCATAAAAAGCTGGCTACCTATTATTATAATTCCGGAATTACAAGAAATAAATCAGTGGTTTTACAAACCAAGAACCTGCACTATAAATCTTATCCCGAAGGCACCCATATGCTGGACCTTGAACGCAGCAAAATGGACTCCTTGCGAAAAGACTATTGGCAGACCGATACATCCATAGGTAAAAACTCGTGGTATTACTCAAAGAATTGGATACCAAAAGACGCGGGAAGCCTAATAGCAGACCTAATGGATATTGTAAGTAAGAACGGGTGTCTTTTACTTAATATCGGGCCTAGAAAAGACGGTATCATCCCAGAAGATCAGAAAAAAACACTTTTGGAAATTGGTCAGTGGCTGGAAGTAAATGGAGAAGCGGTTTATGGTTCTACCTACTGGGAAGTTTTTGGAGAAGGGCCGACCAGAACTGCGACCGGCCACCTATCAGAAAACAAAAACAAAGGCTTTACCCAAAAGGATATCCGCTTTACTACCAATAAAGGTACACTTTACGCCACCGTACTTGTACCTCCTACTGAAGATGTGCAGATAAAATACCTAACAAATTCTGAAATTGACATCTCCTCCATCCAGCTATTGGGCTATAATGGCAACATTGAGTTTGAGCAATCAGCAGGCGGGACATCCATCAAGTTACCTAAAGATACTGATTTGAAACATGCATTGGTTTTTAAAATCAATAAAGCAAAACCGCAGACCAATAACTTATCAGTGCATTAA
- a CDS encoding arylsulfatase, protein MIILTDDQGYGDLSCHGNKFIKTPNIDTLFHESVRFTDFHVDPTCAPTRAALMTGKYSHRAGVWHTIAGGNHLRDTEMTMADAFKSSGYQTALFGKWHLGSNYPYRPMDRGFDEWLGQGDGGTGTTDDWFDNDRVNDHYWHNGERVQIDGFAPDVFYNAAIDFITEKTSADDPFFVYLPTYLPHSPHTLPDTTMAEHADPKVPKYVSYFFAGIKRIDANIGRLRQALKETGQAENTIIIFMSDNGGTDGVQLFNAGMRGHKGQVYEGGHRVPFFLHWPNGQIKHGSDVKELTAQIDLFPTLLDLCQIDLEKQPSFDGRSFKEQLFIPEKPLSDRTVFVETQRTIIPKKWVNTVGMNGKWRLVNNQELYDISKDPAQTTNIIADHPEIVKAIQDDHVNYWKNVSPGDRDKPVYIVGHEADPETYLTSSDWHLPQVPWNHAQVAAGPSNVGTWEINVSQKGMYRFDVRRWPKEANAPISGVPRFHKTIDAWDKNGGIDKLIYGDQMKPLPVKTIQLEVGGYTEAKAVDSNDTSLTFDVELKKGQATVKALMLDMENQLLAGAYYLYITPYFKKPD, encoded by the coding sequence ATGATCATCCTGACTGATGATCAAGGCTACGGTGACCTGAGTTGTCATGGAAACAAGTTTATCAAAACCCCTAACATTGATACGTTATTCCATGAGTCGGTTCGATTTACCGACTTCCATGTTGATCCCACCTGTGCCCCCACTCGAGCAGCACTGATGACTGGTAAATACTCCCATCGTGCTGGTGTATGGCATACCATCGCAGGGGGAAACCACCTACGTGATACTGAAATGACCATGGCCGATGCTTTTAAATCCTCAGGATATCAAACTGCCCTATTTGGAAAATGGCATTTGGGATCCAACTATCCCTATCGCCCAATGGACAGAGGATTTGATGAATGGCTGGGTCAAGGAGATGGTGGCACAGGAACCACTGACGATTGGTTTGATAATGACCGGGTAAACGATCATTATTGGCATAATGGTGAACGAGTGCAAATAGATGGTTTTGCACCGGATGTCTTTTACAATGCGGCAATTGATTTTATCACAGAAAAAACATCCGCCGATGATCCGTTTTTTGTGTACTTACCCACCTATTTACCCCATAGTCCCCATACTTTGCCGGACACGACCATGGCAGAACATGCTGACCCGAAAGTTCCTAAATATGTTTCTTATTTTTTTGCTGGGATCAAGCGCATAGATGCTAACATTGGGCGATTAAGGCAGGCACTTAAGGAAACAGGGCAGGCCGAGAATACTATCATTATATTCATGAGTGACAATGGCGGTACAGATGGTGTGCAGCTGTTCAATGCTGGAATGAGAGGCCATAAAGGGCAAGTTTATGAGGGAGGCCATAGGGTTCCATTTTTTCTTCATTGGCCCAATGGGCAAATAAAGCATGGCTCGGATGTAAAAGAACTTACTGCACAAATAGACCTATTCCCTACCCTGTTGGATCTTTGTCAAATAGACTTGGAAAAACAACCTTCATTCGATGGCCGCAGTTTTAAGGAGCAGCTGTTTATCCCTGAAAAGCCTCTTTCCGATCGAACGGTTTTTGTAGAAACCCAGCGGACAATTATACCGAAAAAATGGGTAAACACAGTAGGGATGAACGGCAAATGGAGATTGGTCAATAACCAAGAACTCTATGATATATCAAAAGATCCAGCACAAACTACCAATATCATTGCTGACCACCCTGAAATTGTTAAAGCAATCCAGGATGACCATGTGAATTATTGGAAAAACGTAAGTCCAGGCGATAGGGACAAACCAGTCTATATTGTAGGCCATGAAGCAGACCCTGAAACCTACTTGACTTCCTCAGACTGGCATCTTCCCCAAGTCCCCTGGAACCACGCTCAGGTTGCTGCCGGACCGTCAAATGTTGGCACATGGGAGATCAATGTTTCACAAAAAGGAATGTACAGATTCGATGTGAGGAGATGGCCTAAAGAGGCCAATGCACCTATTTCTGGCGTACCAAGATTCCATAAAACCATTGATGCATGGGACAAGAATGGCGGAATTGATAAACTTATTTACGGAGACCAAATGAAGCCTTTACCTGTAAAAACCATTCAACTTGAAGTGGGTGGATACACTGAGGCGAAGGCCGTTGATTCAAACGACACTTCTTTGACGTTTGATGTAGAACTAAAAAAAGGTCAAGCTACGGTAAAAGCTTTAATGCTGGATATGGAAAACCAGCTATTGGCTGGAGCTTATTACCTATACATTACACCCTATTTCAAAAAACCTGACTGA
- a CDS encoding glycoside hydrolase family 16 protein, with protein sequence MKNNKSKNATLILVLSTLLVLTNFSVSAQVPHIVKKKFKLVWEDDFNYPDAQLDVNWEAQNGPSGHILCSRWRENAEVKDGILYLKNKKENRAGQEWTSASIWTRRKFKYGYFECRYKYAAAEATNNSFWLMTKGASPTEGKRFELDINEGHYPNMVNTNIHNHTDLVLTESGKKTSMRNPEAFTFENIDFSREYHTFGLLWDEKELVFYMDGKEIRRVTNEFSFSEVPIFLSLAIIKWHGTVTDAIDGTSMKIDWVRYYQENK encoded by the coding sequence ATGAAAAATAATAAATCGAAAAATGCTACGCTGATCTTGGTTTTAAGTACGTTACTTGTATTGACCAATTTTAGTGTATCCGCACAGGTGCCACATATTGTGAAGAAAAAATTCAAACTTGTCTGGGAAGATGATTTTAATTATCCTGATGCGCAGCTGGACGTAAATTGGGAAGCACAAAATGGTCCAAGTGGACATATCCTATGTAGCAGGTGGCGTGAAAATGCCGAAGTTAAGGACGGTATATTGTACCTCAAAAACAAGAAAGAGAATAGGGCAGGACAGGAATGGACTTCAGCAAGTATCTGGACCAGAAGGAAGTTTAAATATGGCTATTTTGAATGCCGCTATAAATATGCGGCAGCTGAAGCGACAAACAACTCGTTTTGGTTGATGACAAAGGGAGCTTCTCCAACTGAAGGTAAGCGGTTTGAGCTAGATATAAACGAAGGTCATTATCCTAATATGGTGAATACGAACATACATAATCACACCGACTTGGTGCTGACGGAAAGCGGTAAGAAAACAAGTATGCGAAACCCAGAAGCATTCACTTTTGAAAATATCGATTTCTCGAGAGAGTATCACACATTCGGATTGTTATGGGATGAAAAGGAACTTGTATTCTATATGGATGGAAAAGAAATTCGGAGGGTAACCAATGAATTTAGTTTTAGTGAAGTACCCATCTTTTTAAGCCTGGCCATTATCAAGTGGCATGGAACGGTGACGGACGCCATAGACGGTACGAGCATGAAAATCGATTGGGTGAGGTATTATCAGGAAAATAAGTAG
- a CDS encoding glycoside hydrolase family protein, with protein MKKKLKNIVLVMMAIIAISSCSQQQKQSATSNAQHKTEKFKLELGQPALHSKFEDDKWSIWGGSVIKGPNGQYHMFYSRWKKELGWAWETDSQIAHAVADSPFGPFRHKDVALTVRGKEFWDGLCTHNPTVHFFDGKYYLYYMGNTGDGRVYSTPRTIKLNPVHRNNQRIGVAVADNPNGPWRRFDTPLIDVSPNEDALDALITSNPSITRGPDGRYLMVYKAVMKKKAGVWGGPVVHCVATSDSPTGPFKKHDKPVFQAEGHDFPAEDPFIWFQDGKYRAIVKDMHGAFTDAGRALVLFDSSDGFEWKLADDPLVSTLKIDWADGTTQEVEHLERPQLYIEEGKPVALLCASDIKDENGVLHSFNVQFPIRTTKYVP; from the coding sequence ATGAAAAAGAAACTAAAGAACATTGTACTTGTGATGATGGCAATTATAGCCATTTCATCATGTAGCCAGCAGCAGAAGCAATCTGCTACATCGAACGCTCAACATAAAACAGAGAAGTTCAAATTGGAATTAGGGCAACCCGCCTTGCATTCGAAATTTGAAGATGACAAATGGAGCATTTGGGGAGGATCTGTGATAAAAGGGCCAAATGGCCAGTATCATATGTTTTACTCACGCTGGAAAAAAGAGCTGGGCTGGGCATGGGAAACCGATTCGCAGATCGCTCATGCCGTGGCTGACAGCCCTTTCGGTCCGTTTAGGCACAAAGATGTTGCCCTTACTGTCCGTGGAAAAGAATTCTGGGATGGTTTGTGTACACACAATCCAACTGTTCACTTTTTTGATGGTAAATACTACCTCTATTACATGGGCAACACCGGCGATGGAAGGGTATATTCGACACCTAGGACGATAAAATTAAATCCCGTGCATAGAAACAACCAAAGGATCGGTGTAGCGGTGGCAGATAATCCCAACGGGCCATGGAGACGATTTGATACTCCCTTGATTGATGTAAGTCCCAATGAGGATGCTTTGGATGCTTTGATTACCAGTAACCCATCCATTACCAGAGGTCCAGACGGCAGATACCTGATGGTCTATAAGGCAGTGATGAAAAAAAAAGCCGGTGTTTGGGGTGGGCCTGTTGTGCACTGTGTAGCCACTTCAGACAGCCCCACAGGTCCATTCAAAAAACATGATAAGCCAGTATTCCAAGCCGAAGGGCATGATTTTCCTGCGGAGGATCCCTTTATTTGGTTTCAGGATGGTAAGTACCGTGCAATTGTAAAAGACATGCACGGTGCATTTACAGATGCTGGCAGAGCTCTGGTGCTCTTTGACTCTTCGGACGGTTTCGAATGGAAATTGGCTGATGATCCATTGGTTTCTACTTTGAAAATAGATTGGGCAGATGGAACTACTCAGGAAGTAGAACATTTGGAACGACCTCAGCTGTATATCGAGGAAGGAAAACCGGTGGCTCTACTCTGTGCCTCTGATATAAAGGATGAAAATGGCGTGTTACATTCTTTCAATGTTCAATTTCCAATAAGAACCACTAAATATGTGCCCTAA
- a CDS encoding glycoside hydrolase family 2 TIM barrel-domain containing protein — MKKNILYLPILFLFTCIIPKEVRCQEISLNGKWKFYTIYGEGSNYLNIEERESDIVIDNVDENVEMKGDWEVSKVGERNSRFYGEDYAQHYFSLTDLDAGNVQDSSYVRFYPEFKKSGYYEVFTIFPFSSHLTAQYNIQHADGITTKYQSQRVVCGEWVSLGIYDFNQADDNYVELTAIVSGAVAADAVMFREISEEEFIRAKSEPDRVHLKDFDDSEWDDLTVPGHWGMINDFSNYTGIGWYRKHIDLPDGWQKTNSKRYYLKFGGVYHLSRVYLNGQYIGMNRGGFTPFEFDVTDALNFEGENVIAVQADNSAIVGATWNWGGIIRDVTLTQANAVRIDYQYMHADPNLQEGTAELTLKVKVENNSSQERSIAVKSSVMNGADELATLSGELVLVPHSTDQVTLTATLDANEVELWHFDNPKLYQVQTAISERGQTLSTQADQFGIRKVQLTDSQLLLNGEAVRLAGFNRVSESRYWGSSEPLEVLERDVDLMKESGANFMRIMHGTQNEKLIELCDQKGILLFEEINVRDLDNDEFRANYYPVAKLEEEQGINLNWEEEEILMFDEPYVMLREAHGVEVKEKNYLLAKYWLKGMIERDINHPSIIGWSVGNELNNHYAYGREMIKYVKNELDPYRLVTCVSNSGQKEEYTPETDPNTFVDLIMHNMYRWQGKPQEILNTLREKWPNKPVFISEFGFDPFPSTSLDGDKEVFSTWMDHFRQKNEFVIGTSMWTFNDYRSAYAGTTAEENRVWGVITTWREKRRLFDRIQREHSPVKGIEVFDVDFSNGKANVSMPIRDVKGYPSYTMRDYRLEYAFRDTSGKVVFENALQLPDLAPQDKKWYGELTWTGLPSAVLDLTLRLKAPTGYTRLVKTFSFKRANTPQISEVIAGRNKARIFFDQVPNATEYYVTYTDGAKVMQSEKTIADFIDVGDLDADKTYELSLVAINDQGESKPSEAVKVTMTEKVLPPIVWDTFITDGKLVIGYSSDFTDGDYTVRYGTDPENLDKTFTSNVRGMMSIDLADEEKVYFQIKRNTNKQESKWSKLELAKASK, encoded by the coding sequence ATGAAGAAAAACATACTATATCTACCCATTTTATTCTTGTTTACTTGCATTATCCCAAAGGAGGTGAGGTGTCAAGAAATCTCACTAAATGGCAAATGGAAGTTTTACACGATTTATGGCGAGGGCTCCAATTACCTCAATATAGAAGAACGTGAATCAGATATTGTCATAGATAATGTAGATGAGAATGTCGAAATGAAAGGGGATTGGGAGGTTTCGAAAGTAGGTGAGCGGAATTCCCGGTTTTATGGAGAGGATTATGCACAACATTACTTTTCCTTGACTGATCTAGATGCCGGTAATGTTCAGGACAGCTCGTATGTTCGGTTTTATCCTGAATTTAAAAAATCCGGTTACTACGAAGTGTTTACCATATTTCCCTTTTCATCCCACCTGACAGCCCAATACAACATCCAGCATGCAGATGGCATAACGACCAAATACCAAAGTCAGCGTGTCGTGTGTGGTGAGTGGGTGAGTCTGGGGATATATGATTTCAATCAAGCTGATGACAATTATGTGGAACTTACGGCTATTGTGAGCGGTGCTGTGGCGGCAGATGCTGTGATGTTTCGTGAAATTTCTGAGGAAGAGTTCATAAGAGCCAAGTCAGAGCCTGATCGTGTCCATTTGAAAGATTTTGATGATTCAGAATGGGATGACCTCACCGTCCCGGGACACTGGGGAATGATCAATGACTTTTCTAATTATACTGGGATTGGCTGGTACCGAAAGCATATCGACTTGCCCGATGGCTGGCAAAAGACAAATAGTAAGCGTTATTACCTGAAATTCGGAGGTGTCTATCACCTGTCTAGGGTGTATCTCAATGGTCAGTATATCGGAATGAACCGTGGAGGATTTACGCCTTTTGAGTTTGATGTGACCGATGCGTTGAATTTTGAAGGTGAAAATGTTATCGCTGTACAAGCCGACAACAGTGCCATTGTAGGTGCTACTTGGAATTGGGGAGGGATCATCCGGGACGTGACGCTCACACAAGCCAATGCTGTACGAATCGACTATCAATACATGCATGCGGATCCAAATTTACAGGAAGGTACTGCTGAGCTTACGCTGAAGGTAAAAGTAGAGAATAATTCAAGTCAGGAACGATCCATAGCTGTGAAATCATCAGTTATGAATGGAGCTGATGAGTTAGCTACTTTGAGTGGTGAGCTTGTTCTTGTTCCTCATAGCACGGACCAGGTAACGCTTACGGCAACTTTAGATGCCAATGAGGTAGAGCTGTGGCACTTTGATAATCCCAAGCTGTATCAAGTTCAAACAGCGATTTCTGAGAGAGGTCAAACGCTAAGTACACAAGCCGATCAGTTTGGTATCCGTAAGGTTCAGCTGACTGATTCACAACTTTTGCTTAATGGGGAGGCCGTGCGTCTGGCGGGATTCAACCGGGTAAGTGAGAGCCGCTATTGGGGATCTTCTGAGCCGCTGGAAGTATTGGAGAGAGACGTGGATCTTATGAAAGAGTCCGGAGCCAATTTCATGCGCATCATGCATGGCACACAAAACGAAAAACTCATTGAGCTCTGTGATCAAAAGGGTATCCTGCTTTTTGAAGAGATCAATGTACGTGATTTGGACAATGATGAATTCCGCGCCAACTACTATCCGGTAGCTAAACTAGAAGAGGAACAAGGCATAAACCTAAATTGGGAGGAAGAAGAAATCCTGATGTTTGACGAGCCTTATGTGATGTTGAGAGAAGCACATGGGGTGGAGGTAAAAGAGAAAAACTACCTGCTTGCCAAGTACTGGCTCAAAGGAATGATAGAGCGCGATATCAACCACCCCAGTATTATCGGATGGAGCGTCGGCAATGAGCTCAATAATCACTATGCATATGGACGGGAGATGATCAAATATGTGAAAAACGAGCTGGATCCGTACCGACTGGTGACCTGCGTGAGCAATTCTGGGCAAAAAGAGGAATATACGCCGGAGACTGATCCCAATACCTTTGTGGACTTGATCATGCACAATATGTACCGGTGGCAAGGCAAACCTCAGGAGATATTGAATACCCTCAGGGAAAAGTGGCCCAATAAGCCCGTTTTTATTTCAGAATTTGGTTTTGACCCTTTTCCTTCCACTTCGCTGGACGGTGATAAAGAGGTGTTTTCAACGTGGATGGATCATTTTCGACAAAAAAATGAATTTGTGATTGGAACTTCCATGTGGACATTCAATGACTACCGAAGTGCTTATGCGGGTACCACTGCGGAAGAAAACAGGGTGTGGGGAGTCATCACCACCTGGAGGGAAAAAAGGAGGCTTTTTGATCGAATCCAGCGAGAGCACTCACCGGTAAAGGGCATAGAGGTATTTGATGTAGACTTCTCAAACGGCAAGGCTAATGTCAGCATGCCTATTCGTGATGTCAAAGGCTACCCAAGTTACACCATGCGGGATTACCGATTAGAATATGCATTTAGAGATACCTCTGGTAAAGTTGTTTTTGAAAATGCCTTACAGCTTCCCGACCTTGCGCCGCAGGATAAGAAATGGTATGGAGAGCTCACCTGGACTGGTTTGCCATCAGCCGTTCTTGACCTTACGCTCCGCTTAAAGGCACCTACAGGTTATACACGTTTGGTAAAAACCTTTTCTTTTAAACGAGCCAATACTCCGCAGATCAGTGAGGTAATTGCGGGAAGAAATAAAGCTAGAATATTCTTCGATCAGGTTCCAAACGCTACAGAATACTATGTGACTTACACTGATGGTGCTAAGGTAATGCAATCCGAGAAAACGATTGCCGATTTCATTGATGTCGGAGATCTTGATGCCGATAAGACTTATGAATTATCTCTTGTGGCGATCAATGATCAGGGAGAAAGTAAGCCTTCTGAGGCTGTAAAAGTAACCATGACAGAAAAGGTATTGCCACCGATAGTTTGGGATACATTCATTACTGATGGCAAGCTGGTGATTGGATATTCCAGTGACTTTACCGATGGTGACTACACGGTAAGGTATGGTACGGATCCAGAAAACCTGGATAAGACTTTCACCTCGAATGTCCGAGGGATGATGTCGATTGATTTAGCGGATGAGGAGAAGGTTTACTTTCAGATCAAACGAAATACCAATAAGCAGGAAAGCAAGTGGTCCAAATTGGAATTGGCAAAAGCTTCAAAATAA